The Daphnia pulex isolate KAP4 chromosome 6, ASM2113471v1 genome contains the following window.
ATTGACGGAATAGTGCCAAGGACCTTGTCacgaaaaccaaaactgcATCGCCACTCACGAGTCGAATGGACTGGACATCATcacggctcttcttcttaccgacatcaatccattaggtaacaatttccttcattccatttgattctaaTAATTATTGTATCAATTATTTAGGACAACGGAGAATGGATCTTGTtagagttgaaaaacaacgcctccaagttgttgctggccgtcaTGGAGAGTCGTGGCGAAAGCGAGAACGCGGAAAGGATCCTGTACAACATGAATCCTCGCCAATTGGTGGACGTTGCCTGCAAAGTCTATCACCAAAAGTTGGTCGGTGGAGAAGAGGCGGCCAGTCCCAAAGAAGTCGGCcacaacatttacattttgtgcCAGCAGTTGGCGCAGCACAACAAAGAATTGGCCTCCCTGATGAAACCGCCGCCAGTGGACGGAGTCAGTGGTGATGCGGCCCTGCAGGTACTACGCCAATCACACGGCGCAAATCGAAATTGTCCGTCACGACCGGACGATGGAGCAGATTGTCTTCCCCATTCCGGAAATGTGCGAGTATTTGACCAACGACACGAAAGTGCGCGTCTTCCACACGGCGGAGCGCGACGACCAGGGATCGAAAGTGACCGCTTCCTTTCTTTGAAGGAGTCGACGACATATTTGACGAGATGAAATGGCAGAAGAAATTGCGCGGACAGCCGTTCCTCTTTTGGGTCAGCTCGCACATGTCCATCTGGAGTCAAATCCTCTTCAATTTGGCCGTCATTAACAACTTGATTGTCGCCTTCTTTTACCCGTTTGACACCGACGGACCGGCTCCTGATCCTACCACTCACCTCTCAGGTCTGCACAACTTGAAATAGTTTATtcccatttccatcttttcaacgatctttttcgtttattaATTCAGGTCTCATCTGGGCCGTCATGCTCCTATCCGCCGCTGTGGCCATCACGTTACCCAAACCGTCGGTTATTAGGACTCTCGTCATGACAGTCATCCTCCGGCTTATTTGCTCAGCCGGCCCTCAACCCACACTGATGCTCCTTGGCACCGCCGCGGTAGTGTTGAAGGGCGTCCATCTGCTGAGCATCATGGGCAACGCCGGGACATTCCAGTGGAGCGTCAAACAAATCTGCACGGACACGGAGATTGTCTACCACGTCGTTCACCTCATCTTTTGCTTCCTCGGACTCAGCCCccatccattcttcttctccgtccttTTGTTTGACGTCGTCTACCGCGAGGAGACGCTGCTCAACGTCATCCGCTCAGTGACGCGAAACGGCAGGTCCATCGTTCTCACTGCCGTTTTGGCTCTCATCCTAATCTACATGTTCTCCATCATCGGGTATTTCAGTTTCATGTCACTTTTCCATGTTCcatattgaaattcttttatttttcccacaAGAAACGGACAAGAAAGTCGAGATGGTCGTCATTTCCAACCGTTTGGTAGAGTCTCCCTGCTGTATCGTCACCTCCCAGTACGGCTGGACAGCCAACATGGAGCGTATCATGAAGGCTCAGGCTGCGAGGGATACCACCACCATGGATTACATGGCCGCCAAGAGGCACTTGGAAATCAACCCCGACCATCCCATCGTCGAAGCCCTGCGCGTCAAAGCAGAGGCTGACAAGAACGACAAAGCCGACAAGGATTTGGTCATGTTGCTCTTTGAACCTCTCTGCTGTCATCTGGTTTCTGTAAGAAATTCACTAGGctactcaaataacttgatcCATAAATCACACTTCGCTAATCTATAAGtgagttgaagaaaattctgccctctcttcattaaaaaacaaaatttgttgcctAGACATTCCGGCTTTAAAGTTGCATTAAATAGCTTCAATTCCAACATGATAGGGATCCAAATGATACAAGTTGTGAAACTGGTCAAAAggtaaccgaaaaaaaaaatagttaggCGTGCTCCTGGATTACAGTTACACCCCAAAATGATGTCTATAATAAGCGCCGAGCAATCACCCTACATTGCacgaaaaaatacttaaccTATATATAACCTTACCCCTAACccccaaaaatttattatgcaCACTCCCTCATTTAAGTTAAACCCCAAAAGTCCCGGAGGGAAACTGGCGACGCTAGGCGCGAGGCACAATTTACATAGATGGAGAACCAGTCTGTGAGTGTAAAATTGTAGCGGCACGGGTCTTCACGTTTTGAATCTacatcttttgaaaaacatcatTGCATTTTATGATTTTGGAAAGATGGTTAAAAAAACACTTCTAAGAAAGACGAATTTAATAGCAGTCGTTTATCATTAGTTTCGGGGAAAAACTTGATCCCCCTAAAATCAGTTGTAATCAAGATTGGAATTTTTACTGTATACGTAGCAAAGATGGTTAACGTTCCATCACGCCATCAGCAGGGAATGAGGTCGCGAATTGCGATAGCGGCAATTATTTCCAAGTCTTTTGAAGATTCGGTTCAACTCggtaatcaaaacaaaacgactCCGACATGAATAATATATCTGTATATTGGCGTTGATGATAGGATGTAATATAGACACATAAACACGCACATATTAATTCTCAGCACGACATATATAATAAACATTTATactcttctgttttttttctgttgttttattttttttatttttctgttgatatttttgtaaCGGTGTCTTTGCATATTTATCTAGACCTTGCATGACTTATTGATCGACCAGAGCCAATCGAGTTTTGTATCTCTTTCACACGCGAATAAATCGagtaggggaaaaaaacacatcaacaacaaaattttggGCGCGAGGACGCACATCGAATAACATatagggtgtgtgtgtgttgttttgtaGAGCTGATTATAGCTAGGGTGCCAGTTACACATATAGAAACATCATCTTTGAGATTATGGTTGTGTTTTGTCAGCAAACATTGACTTGAGTATTGGTAGAATCATGCGATATCCCAATTTAATATGTACATTTACACCGACACGTAATAAAGCTAGATTTTTTGTCTGTtgcttattcttcttcttcttctccgaatTTGGTTGCTTCAAATGTAGAAGTAATTTTCGTAATCGTGGTAAGAGGAGGAGCGTGGAATGAGAGCCGTTTCCGATCCGTCCGAAGTTGAACTGGCAGATGAAGAACTCTCACTGGTCGAAATGTCCAGACTCTTACTCCATGGAAGCTActcaaaacaagaaacaaatatGCGTTAGTTACGCTATCGACCcgttgaaataaaacaagccgagaagaagaagaagtgaaaaaaaagagtatcaAATTACCCTTCGTCTGGCCATTTGGGCGCTGTTGTCGGGATTGCGCTTCagcacgaaagaaaaataggattGGGGGCTGGTGGCCATGTTGGCGTTGGGTGCTGATGCCGCTATGCCTGCGCTGTTGTTGGCAATGTTCCCGCAATCAAATCGCGTCTTCCATGCGGTTTGAACATTCAGCGCCAAATCGTCGGGATGTAATTTCCGTTCGTGCTCGTAGCCAGGGATATTACAAAcctgcaacaacaaaagaatgttagaaatgaattttaaaaagatcaaaatcaaaaaaaggtcGATCTGTACACAATTACGGAAATGAATGTTTACCTCGTAGATGGAAAAGCGTTCGATACGCTCGTTGTTGCTATGACAACGCAGCAAAAGTTCAATCAGATCATCGATGGTAGTCCGCTCCGATATCAGCAAACTTTTGTACTGAGACTGCACATAAGAAAATAGAGTTATAGAAACCCGAGTCATTCTTACGCAAAtgtgttttattaaaattacattTGGCATGAGGACGCTGTCGTGAACTCGGACGAGTCCGCCTCGTCTCATCTGGATGGAGAATCTCGATCCGCCTCTGGGATAGCAAGCCTGGAGCTCTGCCGGGCAAGCGTCATCATCCAACACCAATAGAGTTCTCACCGGAGCCCCTGCTCAAatcaataaagaagaaaaagttaataaagagaaaaatttgaaattgaaaactcTTCATCTCATGCGAATCGATGCGCTCGAAGACGTACAAATGTTCTCTCCTTCGCGCTTATTCTTTTTGACACCGttatcatcatcttcttccagCACGACTGGCTTTGAAATCAACACACCCCCCCTTCAACACACATATCCCTCGCCCGTCTCTTAAAAACCGTATAATGTTTCTCGAGGAGACGGCGCGATGGCCGGTTAAGTTTTCCCAGGGTatcgaaattcaattgataGCCGAAGCGGATGAGATAAATGGCCGTCATAGTTATATCTCTctgaccgaccgaccgaccgaagACGAAGGTTCGGCCGGCCACTACTACTATAACCATAGAGAATCTGGCCAGGCGTTATATTgccagaaagagagaggagtGGTTGAGCCACCATACGCGAAAAATATATACGAGTTTCGGATGTACACAATATACATACGTATCTATAAAGTTATAACTCTTGGCGTCAGAAGTAGAAGTggatgttgttttctttttcctcaacAGACATTCTTCAACGCTTGtttcgtatttaaaaaatgatgggGATCTTTTTTTACCGTGACTGgatcgttcttttttttgagcCGATCCgaccgtttttctttcgttttctcttattccttttcgTCTTATTACCATCTCGAAAATGATGGAACGCGTGACTGGATACAAGGCGACTGGCGTCGCAAACGTGCGGATGAGCATAAGACTCGCGCGCCAGCCAAACCCCGCTTTGGGCGACGTTTCAATTGCGCATTGTTGGTTTATCTTTCTTGTTGCTTTGGGCCGAACCGTACGAGAGATTTCAAAAGAGTATTGTCTAATCAATTCGCTCTAGGGGGCAGCGACGACCGGCGTCGAAGCCGCTTATTCGTGTAACGAGCGCGCGTGTTCATGTGAAAGAACTTCCCTTTTCCTGTTtcctttacatttttttt
Protein-coding sequences here:
- the LOC124195356 gene encoding uncharacterized protein LOC124195356 isoform X1 produces the protein MAPTHSSAPYHRQAILLSIICRRVEPATLDWVFSLSRHSGTSQWISIMMLKHVHLSPYRSSMMSHHAGGGGGGVGSGGRSDTLSLNSTMSCSSLSNQDPLSSRSSSYTSLNESSHNLPQHPPSPMTTVKIYCRCLRPDIEYKTLVINYQTSCKELIMMLLNKAKMKHRDPKLFYLTMEVGVRKSGAPVRTLLVLDDDACPAELQACYPRGGSRFSIQMRRGGLVRVHDSVLMPNSQYKSLLISERTTIDDLIELLLRCHSNNERIERFSIYEVCNIPGYEHERKLHPDDLALNVQTAWKTRFDCGNIANNSAGIAASAPNANMATSPQSYFSFVLKRNPDNSAQMARRRLPWSKSLDISTSESSSSASSTSDGSETALIPRSSSYHDYENYFYI
- the LOC124195356 gene encoding uncharacterized protein LOC124195356 isoform X2 encodes the protein MWVYSRGLPFTYSSWWIQLSVDGATLVDAWPYFSGLKMLKHVHLSPYRSSMMSHHAGGGGGGVGSGGRSDTLSLNSTMSCSSLSNQDPLSSRSSSYTSLNESSHNLPQHPPSPMTTVKIYCRCLRPDIEYKTLVINYQTSCKELIMMLLNKAKMKHRDPKLFYLTMEVGVRKSGAPVRTLLVLDDDACPAELQACYPRGGSRFSIQMRRGGLVRVHDSVLMPNSQYKSLLISERTTIDDLIELLLRCHSNNERIERFSIYEVCNIPGYEHERKLHPDDLALNVQTAWKTRFDCGNIANNSAGIAASAPNANMATSPQSYFSFVLKRNPDNSAQMARRRLPWSKSLDISTSESSSSASSTSDGSETALIPRSSSYHDYENYFYI
- the LOC124195356 gene encoding uncharacterized protein LOC124195356 isoform X3 — translated: MLKHVHLSPYRSSMMSHHAGGGGGGVGSGGRSDTLSLNSTMSCSSLSNQDPLSSRSSSYTSLNESSHNLPQHPPSPMTTVKIYCRCLRPDIEYKTLVINYQTSCKELIMMLLNKAKMKHRDPKLFYLTMEVGVRKSGAPVRTLLVLDDDACPAELQACYPRGGSRFSIQMRRGGLVRVHDSVLMPNSQYKSLLISERTTIDDLIELLLRCHSNNERIERFSIYEVCNIPGYEHERKLHPDDLALNVQTAWKTRFDCGNIANNSAGIAASAPNANMATSPQSYFSFVLKRNPDNSAQMARRRLPWSKSLDISTSESSSSASSTSDGSETALIPRSSSYHDYENYFYI
- the LOC124195355 gene encoding inositol 1,4,5-trisphosphate receptor-like, encoding MKWQKKLRGQPFLFWVSSHMSIWSQILFNLAVINNLIVAFFYPFDTDGPAPDPTTHLSGLIWAVMLLSAAVAITLPKPSVIRTLVMTVILRLICSAGPQPTLMLLGTAAVVLKGVHLLSIMGNAGTFQWSVKQICTDTEIVYHVVHLIFCFLGLSPHPFFFSVLLFDVVYREETLLNVIRSVTRNGRSIVLTAVLALILIYMFSIIGNGQESRDGRHFQPFGRVSLLYRHLPVRLDSQHGAYHEGSGCEGYHHHGLHGRQEALGNQPRPSHRRSPARQSRG